The Magnetococcales bacterium genome contains a region encoding:
- a CDS encoding response regulator — protein sequence MHPLLQNQLKKVLGIESPTELDSLQQALHELAAHTPGMSEKVIRFLTRIGLFLDRIEQSYQQFDRDLDIRARSLQLSSRELADANERLRHETTAQSVAIGSLRETANRLLRSDGKPELGNDANSLQQLSNLVATIVTERATAQRNLELQKFALDQHAIVSITDTAATILYANDKFCEISGYTRAELIGQNHRIVSSGIHPPSLYQEMWRTIQGGHVWHGEICNRTKNGSLYWVSATIVPLHDAAGKPDQYIAIRTDITFQKTMEAELVEQRRFLQSITDAMGEGVYHLDAHGYCTFLNPEAQRLLGWSLDEVRDQSFHDIIHYEDQEGKRLDRHACPILTTIAQGRIFKSETETFIRRDGSRFPISIVSVPLLEGNRMVGSVSVFQDITARQEILQDLKKAKEIAEHANQLKSNFLANMSHEIRTPMNGVIGLSHLLMQTDLTPIQRDYLLKIDHSSRNLLGIINDILDFSKIEAGRLTMESIPFSLADLLQEITPVIQSRIREKGLELVFDLQANLPQVLIGDPLRLRQVLLNLAANAVKFTEQGSVTITIRGNPQDEGHFRLDFRVRDTGIGMTESQMSQLFQPFIQADSSSSRRYGGTGLGLAICRQLVGLMGGQILVESVAGVGSTFHFQVPLQISSQETVPRHLPVAMQNVHILVVDDNDVVRTILADMLTHFGVQVELADGGKAALRRLIAGATGQAPPIRLLLLDWQMPDLDGIETFRQMCRLPTPHPHTIMMTAHGVEAIQTALGEEQVVAVLEKPITPSTLFNALVHALDPPNKIDHDIHRVGQQVGQVTSPPAGSSHAPALRGKQILLVEDNSINQQVACGLLDLMGVRTTLAGSGEEAISCLKHHRFDAVLMDIQMPGMDGYQTTDTVRRELGLEQLPIIAMTAHAMTGDRERCLAAGMNDHVAKPIDPATLRMVLSRWLTEPGPQPETTDIPFDSIEKDPDMTAALPFPDHLPGIDLDAARRHVSDNLTLLHKILLDFADRHHNSAATIRENVAQGAWQTVNRMAHSLKGTASTIGALELAKVSGDLERLTTHVHDGVSPPDPTTLDSLLDQLSQSLEVVTGSIQTLAKSPTVRHPATKTGSTDLTKEQRERIQVTLDQLAKLLATDDPDAEHSAEELVTLLAETPYSSSADAVYRHVGAFDFADATAALATLRQTLVKHLET from the coding sequence ATGCATCCCCTGTTACAAAATCAACTGAAAAAAGTTCTGGGTATCGAATCTCCCACGGAGCTTGACAGCCTGCAACAGGCCCTGCATGAACTGGCCGCGCATACTCCTGGCATGTCGGAAAAGGTGATCCGCTTTCTGACCCGGATCGGTCTGTTCCTGGACCGGATCGAACAGAGCTACCAACAATTTGACCGTGATCTCGACATTCGTGCCCGCAGCCTGCAACTCAGCTCCCGGGAGTTGGCCGATGCCAATGAACGCTTGCGGCACGAAACGACGGCCCAAAGCGTGGCCATCGGCTCCCTGCGAGAAACAGCCAACCGTCTGCTCCGCAGCGACGGCAAACCTGAATTGGGCAATGATGCCAACAGCCTGCAACAACTTTCCAACCTGGTGGCCACCATTGTCACGGAACGAGCCACTGCCCAGCGCAACCTGGAACTCCAGAAATTTGCCCTCGATCAACATGCCATCGTCAGCATCACCGATACGGCGGCAACCATTCTGTACGCCAATGACAAATTTTGTGAAATATCAGGCTATACCCGTGCCGAACTGATCGGCCAGAACCATCGCATCGTCAGCTCCGGAATCCACCCCCCTTCCCTTTACCAGGAAATGTGGCGCACCATCCAGGGTGGCCATGTCTGGCATGGTGAGATTTGCAACCGGACCAAAAACGGATCTCTGTACTGGGTTTCGGCCACCATCGTCCCCCTGCACGATGCCGCAGGAAAACCGGACCAGTACATTGCCATCCGTACCGATATCACCTTCCAGAAAACCATGGAAGCGGAGCTGGTCGAACAGCGCCGCTTCCTGCAAAGCATCACCGATGCCATGGGCGAAGGGGTCTATCACCTCGATGCCCATGGTTACTGCACATTCCTGAATCCCGAAGCCCAACGCCTGCTGGGCTGGTCGCTCGACGAAGTCAGAGATCAATCATTTCACGACATCATTCATTACGAAGACCAGGAGGGCAAACGACTGGACCGGCATGCCTGCCCGATTCTGACCACCATTGCCCAGGGCAGGATTTTCAAATCGGAAACCGAAACATTCATTCGCCGCGACGGCTCCCGATTTCCCATATCGATTGTCTCGGTCCCACTGTTGGAAGGCAACAGAATGGTTGGCTCGGTTTCCGTTTTTCAGGATATCACCGCACGGCAGGAAATTCTCCAGGACCTGAAAAAAGCCAAGGAAATCGCCGAACATGCCAATCAGCTCAAAAGCAACTTCCTGGCCAACATGAGCCATGAGATACGCACACCCATGAATGGCGTGATCGGCCTGAGCCATCTGCTCATGCAAACCGATCTGACCCCCATTCAGCGCGATTATCTGCTCAAAATCGATCACTCATCCCGTAATCTGCTGGGCATCATCAATGATATTCTCGATTTTTCCAAAATCGAGGCCGGCAGACTCACCATGGAATCCATTCCATTCTCTCTTGCCGATCTCTTGCAGGAAATTACCCCTGTCATTCAGTCCAGAATCAGGGAAAAAGGACTGGAACTGGTATTTGATTTACAGGCAAATCTGCCCCAAGTGCTGATCGGTGATCCTTTACGATTGCGGCAGGTGTTGCTCAACCTGGCCGCCAATGCCGTCAAGTTTACCGAGCAGGGTTCCGTCACGATCACCATTCGGGGCAACCCCCAGGATGAAGGTCACTTTCGTCTCGATTTCAGGGTCCGTGACACGGGTATCGGCATGACGGAATCCCAGATGTCGCAACTCTTTCAACCGTTCATTCAAGCCGACAGTTCGTCCAGCCGCCGTTATGGTGGAACCGGCCTTGGCCTGGCCATTTGTCGGCAACTGGTCGGGTTGATGGGCGGTCAGATACTGGTCGAAAGTGTCGCCGGTGTTGGCAGCACATTTCATTTCCAGGTTCCACTCCAGATCAGCAGTCAGGAAACCGTTCCCCGGCACCTGCCCGTCGCGATGCAAAATGTCCATATTCTCGTCGTGGACGACAACGACGTCGTGCGTACCATCCTGGCGGACATGCTGACACATTTTGGTGTGCAGGTGGAGTTGGCCGACGGAGGCAAGGCCGCCCTGAGACGTCTGATCGCCGGTGCCACCGGCCAGGCCCCTCCCATTCGTCTGCTCCTGCTGGACTGGCAGATGCCCGACCTGGATGGTATCGAAACATTCCGGCAGATGTGTCGCCTGCCGACCCCACATCCCCACACGATCATGATGACCGCCCATGGCGTGGAAGCGATACAAACCGCCCTGGGCGAGGAACAGGTGGTGGCCGTCCTGGAAAAACCGATCACCCCCTCCACCCTGTTCAATGCCCTGGTCCACGCCCTGGATCCTCCCAACAAAATCGATCATGATATCCACCGGGTTGGCCAACAGGTTGGCCAGGTCACCTCCCCTCCAGCCGGTTCCAGTCACGCCCCGGCCTTGCGAGGAAAACAAATATTGCTGGTCGAAGACAACAGCATCAATCAACAGGTCGCCTGCGGCCTGCTTGATCTCATGGGCGTCAGAACCACACTGGCCGGCAGCGGTGAAGAGGCCATTTCTTGTCTGAAACATCATCGATTCGATGCTGTATTGATGGATATTCAGATGCCGGGCATGGATGGTTACCAGACCACGGACACCGTTCGCCGGGAGCTGGGTCTGGAGCAATTGCCCATCATCGCCATGACCGCCCATGCCATGACCGGCGACCGGGAGCGCTGTCTGGCCGCCGGCATGAATGACCATGTGGCCAAACCCATCGACCCGGCAACCCTGCGCATGGTCCTTTCCCGCTGGTTGACCGAACCGGGTCCCCAGCCGGAAACAACGGATATACCATTTGATTCCATTGAGAAAGATCCCGACATGACAGCCGCATTACCTTTTCCGGATCATCTGCCGGGTATTGATCTCGATGCCGCCCGGCGCCATGTCAGTGACAACCTGACCCTGTTGCACAAAATACTCCTGGATTTTGCCGACAGGCATCACAACAGTGCCGCAACAATCCGGGAAAACGTGGCACAAGGCGCATGGCAAACCGTCAACCGCATGGCCCATTCTCTCAAAGGAACCGCGTCCACCATCGGTGCCCTCGAACTCGCCAAGGTATCCGGCGACTTGGAACGACTCACCACCCACGTTCATGATGGCGTTTCACCACCTGACCCCACAACCCTCGACTCCCTGCTGGACCAGTTATCGCAATCCCTGGAGGTTGTTACCGGTAGCATTCAAACTCTTGCCAAAAGTCCCACTGTCCGGCACCCCGCAACAAAAACCGGCTCAACGGATTTGACCAAAGAGCAAAGGGAGCGTATCCAGGTAACACTGGACCAGCTCGCCAAACTCCTGGCGACGGATGATCCCGATGCCGAACACAGTGCCGAAGAGTTGGTGACACTCCTGGCGGAGACGCCGTACTCCTCTTCAGCCGACGCCGTGTACCGTCATGTCGGTGCCTTCGATTTTGCCGATGCAACCGCCGCCCTCGCCACGTTGCGTCAGACCCTGGTAAAACACCTGGAAACATGA